One stretch of Capsicum annuum cultivar UCD-10X-F1 unplaced genomic scaffold, UCD10Xv1.1 ctg75890, whole genome shotgun sequence DNA includes these proteins:
- the LOC107853128 gene encoding uncharacterized protein LOC107853128: VEFYLEDEPDLCGISDRNISITNTFSRVYSCAHHRLCLRHLAENLCVNQHYGEHLYLFYATEKAYYFDESKENFEKLKYSCPEAAHVLENVLDFEKYSRAHFPGNRYDVMTTNIAELLNSVLMDKREYPMSYVFNSIAKKIGEKFTERYAYVDGKKNIFVPYAEKILSDNKSSSDSLCMTNPKGVLDQYTVFGNGVTDKVNLLKRSCSCQKFNLVKIPYEHAMATLRAKHGDGVGYGNSIYEYSSLIYKAKSYLLAYSYAINVVPPEAE; encoded by the coding sequence aagtTGAATTCTatctagaagatgaaccagatctatgtgGCATCTCCGATAGGAACATTAGCATCACCAATACCTTCTCCCGTGTATACAGTTGTGCACATCACAGACTTTGCTTGAGGCACCTCGCTGAAAATCTCTGTGTAAATCAACACTatggagaacatctttatctattctacgccACGGAAAAGGCGTATTACTTTGATGAGTCTaaagagaattttgagaaattaaagtatAGTTGCCCCGAGGCagcacatgtccttgaaaatgtgcttgattttgaaaaatatagtaGAGCACACTTCCCGGGCAATAGGTACGATGTGATGACTACAAACATCGCCGAGTTGCTCAACTCAGTTTTGATGGATAAACGGGAGTACCCTATGTCGTAcgtattcaattcaattgctaaaaaaattggtgaaaagtTTACAGAGCGGTATGCCTATGTCGATGGTAAAAAGAACATATTTGTTCCTTATGCGGAAAAGATCCTAAGTGATAACAAGAGTTCAAGTGATTCCTTATGTATGACTAATCCAAAAGGGGTTCTTGACCAGTACACGGTGTTTGGCAATGGTGTTACTGACAAGGTCAATCTCTTGAAGAGGAGTTGTTCTTGTCAAAAATTTAACTTGGTGAAAATACCGTACGAACATGCGATGGCAACTTTGCGAGCAAAGCATGGCGATGGCGTAGGTTATGGAAACTCCATCTATGAGTACTCTTCTCTAATTTATAAAGCGAAAagttacctcctcgcatactcGTATGCAATTAACGTTGTCCCTCCAGAGGCCGAATGA